Sequence from the Accipiter gentilis unplaced genomic scaffold, bAccGen1.1, whole genome shotgun sequence genome:
caatgtccctaaaacccccgatgtccccaaggtccctccGACGTCCCCAAAATCTCCTCCCGCTCATCTCTTCCGTACTACGAACGTCATCGTTGACGTTCTTCAAAAAACCGAACCCACCGCGTCCCTCCGTCTTCCCCGTTATCCCAATATCCCAAATGTTCCCAAGATCCCTCAATATCCCTCGACGTCCCCGAGATCCCTcgatgtccccaatgtccctaaagcccccgatgtccccaaggtccctccgatgtccccaacgtccccaaaaTCTCCCACCGCTCATCTCTTCCGTACTACGAACGTCATCGTTGACGTTCTTCAAAAAACCGAACCCACCGCGTCCCTCCGTCTTCCCCGTTATCCCAATATCCCAAATGTTCCCAAGATCCCTCAATATCCCTCGATGTCCCCAACatccccgatgtccccaaggtccctccgatgtccccaacgtccccaaaaTCTCCCACCGCTCATCTCTCCCGTACTACGAACGTCATCGTTGACGTTCTTCAAGATCCCAAACCAACCGCGTCCCTCCGTCTTCCCCGTTATCCCAATATCCCAAACATTCCCAAACCCCTCGATGTCCCCAACATCTCCGATGTCCCTAAGGTCCCTCTgatgtccccaacgtccccaaaaTCTCCCACCGCTCATCTCTCCCGTACTACGAACGTCATCGTTGACGTTCTTCAAGATCCCAAACCAACCACATCCCTCCGTCTTCCCCGTTATCCCAATATCCCAAACATTCCCAAACCCCTCGACGTCCCCAAGATCCCTcgatgtccccaatgtccctaaaacccccgatgtccccaaggtccctccGATGTCCCCAAAATCTCCCACCGCTCATCTCTTCCGTACTACGAACGTCATCGTTGACGTTCTTCAAGATCCCAAACCAACTGCGTCCCTCCGTCTTCCCCGTTATCCCAATATCCCAAATATTCCCAAACCCCTCGACGTCCCCAAGATCCCTcgatgtccccaatgtccctaaagcccccgatgtccccaaggtccctccgacgtccccaacgtccccaaaaTCTCCCACCGCTCATCTCTCCCGTACTACGAACGTCATCGTTGATGTTCTTCAAGATCCCAAACCAACCACGTCCCTCCGTCTTCCCTGTTATCCCAAATATTCCCAAGATCCCTCAATATCCCTAATGTCCCCAACatccccgatgtccccaaggtccctccgatgtccccaacgtccccaaaaTCTTCTCCCGCTCATCTCTCCTGTACTACGAACGTCATCGTTGACGTTCTCCAAGATCCCTAACCAACCACATCCCTCCATCTTCCCTGTTATCCCAAATATTCCCAAGATCCCTCAATATCCCTAATGTCCCCAACatccccgatgtccccaaggtccctctgatgtccccaacgtccccaaaaTCTCCCACCGCTCATCTCTCCCGTACTACGAACGTCATCGTTGACGTTCTTCAAGATCCTGAACCCACTGCGTCCCTCTGTCTTCGCCGTTATCCCAAAATCCCAAACATTCCCAAACCCCTTGACGTCCCCAAGATCCCTCgatgtccccaacgtccccaaaccccccgatgtccccaaggtccctccgacgtccccaacgtccccaaaaTCTCCCACCGCTCATCTCTCCCGTACTACGAACGTCATCGTTGACGTTCTCCAAGATCCCAAACCAACCGCGTCCCTCCGTCTTCCCCGTTATCCCAAAATCCCAAACATTCCCAAACCCCTCGACGTCCCCGCGATCCCTCGATGTCCCCGATGTCCCCCCGCCGTCCCCGTTACCGTTCATCTCCCTCATGGCGCGGACGTAATCGTTGGGATCCTTGAAGGAAACGAAACCGTAACCCTTCGTCTTCCCGGTGCGTTTATCCCGGATAACTTTCGCTTTCAGGAAGGACGGATAACGCCCGAACGCTCGTCCCAAAATGTCGTCGTTCACCTCGTTTCCCAAATCGCCGCAAAAAATCCGGAAATCGTCTGCGGACGAGAGACGAGGGGACGCGGCGACGATTGACGCGGCGACGATTGACGCGGCGACGCCGACGCGGTGATGTCACGGCGACGCCGTTCCCCAATTCCGGCCGACGCgctccgcccctccccccccctccttgtccCTCAGTATTCCCAGTATTCCCAGTATTCCCAGTATCCCTACCGGCGTCCCACTCCAGCAAACTGGGATCCTCCCAGCTGCTCCCGGCCGCCGTCCGGATGCAACGTTTGAGCCGCTCGCCCCgccccttttttttgtcttccgcCGCTGGCTCCGCCCCTACCTGGGGAGGGGCGGGGAATAGGCTTGTCAATCACGCGGACACGCCCAGCCGAGCCCGGACACGCCCGTCCCTCCCCTGAGCCACGCCCACGGCCTCTCCCCACCGGCAACATTGGTCTGGTCTGGCCCAGAGGCTCCGCCTCCTTTGTAGGAAGCCAC
This genomic interval carries:
- the RBM42 gene encoding RNA-binding protein 42 — encoded protein: EEPPPPRAPPPEETRIGPCLPAGPAPAPAGPPEPRPGPALAPPAPRPRRPRPPDPPFLPPEVGAEPAAEDKKKGRGERLKRCIRTAAGSSWEDPSLLEWDADDFRIFCGDLGNEVNDDILGRAFGRYPSFLKAKVIRDKRTGKTKGYGFVSFKDPNDYVRAMREMNGKYVGSRPIKLRKSMWKDRNLEVVRRKQREKKKLGLR